A single window of Acidobacteriota bacterium DNA harbors:
- a CDS encoding MFS transporter yields the protein MVDVRNDIFKGVALLVAGLASFLTPFMGSSINIALPSIGREFATDAVLLSWVATSYLLAAAMFLVPFGRIADIYGRKRIFTYGILIYSISSILSALSPSATALISFRVFQGIGGAMIFGTGVAILTSVFPVEERGKALGINVSSVYLGLTLGPFLGGFLTQHFGWRSIFIVNGFLGLIAIAFVFWKLQGEWAEAKGEKFDFTGSIIYGLTLIMIMNGFSRLPRRSGAWLILIGFFGVLAFVKWEMKVERPVVDMNLFRNNTVFALSNLAALINYSATFAVGFLLSLYLQYIKGLSPQNSGLILASQPIVMAVFSPFAGRLSDKIEPRIVASTGMMVTAGGLSLFTVLNEKTTLGFIVFSLILLGFGFALFSSPNTNAVMSSVERKFYGVASGMLGTMRLTGQMLSMGIAMLILAIFIGRVQITPEYYSLFLKSAKTALIFFSILCFVGIFASLARGKVR from the coding sequence CACCTTTTATGGGTTCTTCTATTAACATCGCTCTCCCTTCAATAGGAAGAGAATTTGCAACGGATGCAGTATTGTTAAGCTGGGTTGCTACCTCATATCTTTTAGCTGCGGCAATGTTTCTTGTTCCATTTGGAAGGATAGCAGATATTTATGGCAGGAAGAGGATTTTTACTTACGGCATATTGATTTATTCAATTTCCTCTATTCTTTCAGCACTTTCGCCTTCAGCTACTGCGCTTATTTCCTTTCGTGTTTTTCAGGGAATCGGAGGAGCAATGATATTCGGCACTGGTGTTGCAATTTTAACCTCAGTGTTTCCTGTGGAGGAAAGGGGTAAAGCATTGGGAATAAATGTATCTTCAGTTTATTTAGGGCTTACTCTTGGACCATTTTTAGGTGGATTTCTAACCCAGCATTTTGGCTGGAGAAGTATTTTTATTGTTAATGGATTTTTAGGTTTGATAGCAATTGCTTTTGTTTTTTGGAAACTTCAAGGAGAGTGGGCTGAGGCAAAGGGTGAGAAATTTGATTTTACTGGTTCCATAATCTATGGCCTCACTCTCATAATGATAATGAATGGTTTTTCTCGCTTGCCAAGGAGGTCAGGTGCATGGCTAATTCTAATTGGCTTCTTTGGGGTTTTGGCATTCGTTAAGTGGGAAATGAAGGTGGAAAGGCCTGTTGTTGATATGAATCTGTTCAGAAATAACACAGTCTTCGCTCTATCTAACTTAGCGGCTTTGATAAATTACAGTGCAACATTTGCTGTAGGTTTCCTCTTAAGCCTTTACTTGCAGTACATAAAAGGACTTAGCCCGCAAAATTCAGGTTTGATTCTGGCATCCCAGCCAATAGTGATGGCTGTATTTTCTCCGTTTGCAGGCAGGCTTTCGGATAAAATCGAACCACGAATAGTTGCATCAACAGGGATGATGGTAACAGCAGGGGGGCTTTCCCTGTTTACAGTTCTAAATGAAAAAACAACTTTGGGATTCATTGTTTTCAGTTTAATTCTCCTTGGGTTTGGCTTTGCCCTTTTTTCATCTCCCAACACAAACGCTGTTATGAGCTCTGTTGAAAGAAAATTTTACGGAGTGGCATCAGGAATGCTTGGCACAATGAGGTTGACTGGACAGATGCTTAGCATGGGTATTGCAATGTTAATATTAGCCATATTCATTGGAAGGGTTCAGATTACACCGGAATACTATTCACTTTTTTTAAAGAGTGCAAAAACAGCACTCATATTCTTTTCTATCCTTTGTTTCGTT